The Brachypodium distachyon strain Bd21 chromosome 4, Brachypodium_distachyon_v3.0, whole genome shotgun sequence nucleotide sequence AAACCAATAAAGATGGTGCGGGTATTTACATGAGAGACGGAGATCAACAAGAATTACAGTCTAGCCAGCTAGCAAGTAGCAACCAGCGACAATACAGCAATATATATCACCGTGTTTAATTAGCCTCAATCCAGAGCTACTACAGCAAATTCGATCATTTCTTCTTACAAGCCGGGTTGGACGCGAGGCTGGTAATCCAGACCTGGTCAGCCACCACAGGCTGGTCATCGTCGTTCCGGTGCCACGCCCACAGCGCGTGCGTCGCGTTCACCACCTGCAGCCTGCCATGCCCGAAGCTCGCCTCCCGGAACGCCGACGCCTTGGGCTGCGGCTCCACGAAGTCCTCCGCGAGCCCTTCCCTGTTCCCTCCGTCGCCGATCGTCACGTACACCGGCGCGCAGgggtcctcctcgccgtcgccgccgccgtggacgcGCGCGAACCGCTCGTAGGCGTGCACGTGGCCGGCGAACACCGCGTCCACGCGCGCCCCGTAGAGCAGGTCCTCcatggcagctctcatggcgTCCCCTTCCCCCTGGTGCGCCTCGTTGCTGTTGTACCACGGCGCGTGCACCAGCGCCACCACgaacgccggcgccgccttgcCGTTGCCATTGCCACGGTTGTGGATCCCTGCGAGGTCACGCTGCAGCCAGTCGTGCTGCGGCGACCCGGTGCCGAAGTCGGCGTAGGAGCCCAGCATGATGACGtgcacggcgccgccggccacatCGAAGGAGTAGTAGAGGTTCGACCCCGAAGCCGGAGCCGAGgacccggcgccggagacgtcGAACGGCATCCGCCAACGCGCGTTGTAGGCTATGAATGGTGTCCGCTCGACGACGGGGATCTTCTCGATCTCGTGGTTGCCCTGGGTCACCATCCATGGCCTCGAGCTCGCCAGCGGCTCCACGAGCCGGCCGAACGAGTCCCACCGCGGCTGCCACGTGTCGGCGTACGAGAGGTCCCCCGGGAACAGCAGCATGTCgtagtcggcggcggcgatgtggGCCAGCGTCGAGTTGGTCCACTCCGTCTGGCCCAGGTCGCCGGCGATGACGAAGGTGAAGGGGAGGCTTGACGGTGGCGTCCGGAAGGAGAGCTCGCGTGATGATGGGCCTGAGCCGCCGCACCGGTAGTAGTACGTCGTGCTGGGCTTCAGTGGCCCGATGACGGCTTCGTGGATGTTGCCGGAGTGGTAGAGGACGTAGGAGTAAGTGGTGGTGGTTCCGGTCGCCGAGGACGTGTACTGACCTGAAGTTGTGCCGTAGTCGACTGTTGCCGgcgcgtcgtcgtcggtgATCCATGTCACCCTCATCTTGTCAGGGCCGACCGCTGACACGTGCACCTGGAAATTATACCAAAACATGGGCAATGAAACAGCTAAACTGATGCAAATCCTTTTCAAATCTACTGAAATTCATAAGACAAACCGTAATGTTTCAGAACCGTTGTTAATTTCCCAATTGTTCCAGCTGAAAATCATTTAAAGATGTGCTGATGTTTGCTTAGCAGTGAGAAAAACATTTCCTACAAGTTTCAACCACATCAAGGGTGATGTTAAATGAGTCTGAATAAAGAGAAGCACATTTttcagaggaggagaagcttGTGGTCATATGTTGTTTGTCTTGTCTTCAGTTAGTACACTACAATCCATGCATGTCCTATCGACCAAACTTCGCAATGGTTGGCATATGTTTAGTTCTACAGAAAATGGCAAACATATAACTCCACGGGACTGTATAACTGAAGCGTCCAAGACTTATCTGCTATGCTGCAAATGGACCGGACAGAACACATAGGGGCTGTTGGAAAGATTTGAACGGTACATATACTTCAGAGGCAAAAAGGGAAGAAGCATCACTGAATTCCACATTTGGAGGTTTTAGTTAGAATTTCTCTTGCAGTTTGTGACTGAAGGCAGTGGAAGGAAATCCAACGCCACCACTAACATTTGGGGGCTGTTTGGATCGTTACCAAAACTGGCCTTACCAATAAATTGGTCATGCCCATGATTTTTGGTCCCTGTTTGGTCCGTTACCTATTTTGGCTCGCCTTGCCAACCTCGGGCGCGCCCTCGTGCATTTCTCGCCAACGTGGCGAAGGCGCGGAAATTGTTCGCCAACAAATTGATGACCAAATCACACGCGAGTTTCTCCTCGATGTATAAAGCTGTGCTTCAGATCCGTAGCCGTCACCGGCCGCGGTGTGAGCGAGCGCTGCTCCGGCGGCCAACCGTCTACCTTTCTTCCTCGTCTCTCCAAGGATTCAAGCCGCACGGATCGCTGCTCCGGCAGCCACCCGTCGACCTTTCTTCCCCGTCTCTCCAAGGATTCAAGCCGCACGGATCGCTGCTCCGGCAGCCACCCGTCGACCTTTCTTCCCCGTCTCTCCAAGGATTCAAGCCGCACTCCTGGGTCAGAGCTCAAGATTCCCCTCGGACATACCTTGCTCTCCTTTTCCTGTGGTGTGATTTGCTTGCTGTTGATTCTTTTAGGTAGGAATCTACTTCAATGTCAGTCCTATTTGCTAGATCTAAAGTATCTAGTACCAACTCGCTAATTGTTCATCTTCATAGATCACATGTATGCCACTCCTTCAAGTAATACAGTACAGTGCTTGATTGATTGATATATTTTCTTTGCCATTTGTCCTGATTGCAAGCACAATACAGTGAGTTCGTTAGCATATGAacttgattttgtatcatGGCTAGATGTGATGTCTGAATATTTACAGGCTAATGTATGTATCGATGTTCTGAAGTTCTAGCAGCACTTGCTTGCAATGGTATTATTGAGCCAGTATGTACGTGTCttatttaattttgtttttttatactTGTGTTATGTGATATATGACAGTGTAATATTGACTATGATGTTCAAATTCTTTAACTAAACCAAtttccaaatatttggcaAGTTATTTGGCTTGAAACCAAATGAAAGCCAATgattttgccaaaattttgactTCATTGTGGCTACAATCCAAACACCCACATCTTGTCAATATTTTGCCCATGCCTTTGATTTGGTCATGCCAATATTTTGGTAGGGCTAAATGGGGCACAATCCAAACAGCCCCTTGGTACGAGTCCCGACTCTTCAGCAAGATTTCTTTCTATATCTGAAAGTTCGAATGCGGCAAATGCGCGGCAAATGTGCATCAATTTCAGAACGATACTCCTCgctaacattttttttttgagaaaatccTTGCTAACATTAGCAATTTGCATTTGGCTGTCTGTGAAAAATGATGCTGTTTGATCCCCCCCGTATCAGTAAACAAAAGGGACCATTGATTGGGTTTTCTGTTTCAGACTTTACAAGAACGGATGGACGGTGGATCTACTACTATTTCCCATCTCTACTACACTAGCATTACATTTAATGCAAGTGTGAACATTTGAAAGCGTGTTTTATGATTGTAGCGTAGGTGTCCTTGCCAAACAGTAGAGCACTCGGACGATAGTCTGTCTTCACACACTGGCCAAACAGAAGTTTGGCAATCAAGCACTCGTATCCATTTTCGGTTTCCAATAGGAAAAGAGGCAAGACATCATGAGGTACGGCTGAAGATTGTCATCATCAATTCCAGCACTAAAAGTTCTAATCAAAATGCTGATGATCAATTGCACCCCAAGATCGAGCGAACATTAAACTACTCCGTAAAAGATATAGCCGATTAGTAGGAGTACcaacaaataaaatactactccctacTAATCATGGGCTCCTAGGCCAAACCGCGCGTATGCCGACATCGATCGTCAGAAACGATAAACAAGAGAGCGATCCAAGTATCCAACCAAATTCTTCGTTTGCAGGTATCCTAGGGACAAACAAGGCATGATTCCTTCCTACTTTCGCACTTTCCGAGTATTATAATCCATGGTCACGAGGAACGGCAAGCGGCGGTCAGGAAAGCAGGCGGTTGGACTGACTCATGTGGCGAACACTCAATCGAAActccccaaaaaaaaaggagagggaaaagcaGGCGGTTCGACTGGTGTGACATAATGATATTCCTAGAATTTGGACTGTAAAAATGGCTTCGATGATCACGCCGTCCGTGTCGATCGTTTTCAGAATCTGAGTTCACTGAAGAAATCTTGGGCCAAAACCGAAACAGCATCTCTGATGGTGCGTACGTACCTGCTGCGGCGTCTggccgtcggcgtcggcgtcccGGCGCAGAAGGGGGAGcgtcgccttcgccgccggccgcacgTACGGCGACGTCACGGCGAGGCACGCCGCCGGGACCATGGCCAcgacgagcacgaggagggCCAAGAgcgccatcttcttcttcttcttccccattgGCATCGCCATGGCGATCtttcgacgacgacgaagatgAGGGGACTGAACAGAGCAGGGGAGATGTGAAGGCGGTCCGTGAGGACGGGCGAGTATATAATACGACCGGGGTGGCTGGCCGGCTGGCTGCTCGGGGGGCGGCAATAACGGCGGGCGGCCGTGGATGGACTGGAATTTATTGAACGGATCGACGAATGAAGCCAGTTTTGGACGATGCAGGTAGGAATCTGACCGTGCTGAGTCAATTTTGGGCGACCAGTGTCGCAAGGGTGTTCCGGTTTGTTTGATCGCCGGGCCCGTGGGGATGCCAAAAAATGCGATGCGAGGCCGTGTTCTTCGGTTGGGCGGTTCGCGCGTGTTCGGGGTCGCCGGTGACGTGGCGTTGTGGCGAGGGCGGCGGTTCGCTGTAGTTGTAGTAGCAACGCGCACGTATTGCTACGTGATttctccgattctaaattgttatcgaaataatatatgtatttgattttttttaagaatagatacattcatatttagacaaatttgagtcaagaatttagaatggGAGGGGCTACATGCATGGCCCTGTCATACATCGTCGGCTGCAGAGAATATCTGCATCGACAACAGCGGCATATGCCCGTCTCGTAGCAGAGTTTTACAAGCTGTGTGTTCCTCGCTGGCTGGCTGCCTCTGGTTGCCAAACGAGAATAATGAGATGCGGGTAGCCAGaaccaaatttatctaaacTAGATAAGACAGGAAATTATTTGCTTGTCATTTAGCACAGCCAGGTCCATAGCCTAATTACCACTGACAATTAAAGCAGGATATTTTACCACTGCAAAATGAAAATACGTCCTTAATTTCCATGCTACTGTAGAGGCATATAAAACAACCCCTGTTCTGGCCGCCTCTAATATCTTCGACATAGTATCAAATTTCTTGAAGAATGTAGAATAAACACTGAATTATTTCATCGGCAACAAAGATAATGAAGATGCCATAACGTACCAGTTCAAAAATTGATaagcaacaaaacaaaagtagCTACTACGTGTAATACCTCATACCTATCCGTGGATCTTAGTAAAACATGGAGTGATCCAAACGGGAACTGGCTGATTTAACCAGTGTTGAGGAGAGACCACATCATTGACATGTTTATCCTCCAAACTATATGTTCAACACTCCGGCGATTATCCTTCCTATCATATAGCCGGTACCCATCATCCTCAGTAAAATATACATGGTTTGGCAGCAGCATTGGGCAATCCTTTGTGGAAACACAACATGTATAGTTATGCCCGATGAACAATGCATCATCCCCCAAGGTACGCATACCCGCGATTTTTTGCTTGTCAAAATCGACCTTGTATATTTGAATACAAGCTGTTTCCCGATTGCCGTTCGTCATCCTCCATATTTGCAACACGTCGCCTGTCGAGCTCCGGGAAATGTAGTTACGTGCGACGAACGGTGACACGTCTTTCAAGATCACATCGCGCGTGGCGCAAGAACCTTCGATGGTGTGTCGATGGATCCCACCGCGGGAGTTCATGGCGTAGAACGCGCCTTCATGAAATATGCAGTCAGAGTACTGCGAATCATGGAACGAGGTCGTGGCCCAATGCCACATCTCGTCGCCCACCCTCGCGAATGAGAGCTGCCGGTGAAAGGGGTTGCGAAGGGTCGCAGGATAACACGACCTTGAGATACAGGGCGTCCCGGAGCTCGTGCACGGCATAGCCTTGCGGCTCATCGGCTCCTTGATCTGGGGAGAGCGGCGTCGTAGAAGTAAAGGTGGTACCTGAGTTCCCCGGCGTGGTTGAAGACGGGGGTCACCTGCTCGACGGTGGACACGGGCGGCAGATCGATCTGGTCGCCGGTGGCCgggttgaggaggaggagctcggagCGGGCGTCGGCGGTGACGAGCCACCCGTGCGAGGAGCCGACGATGTTGCGCTCCTCGATGGGAGGGTCCGGGAGACGCACTGCCTTGTAGGTGGTTTTGTCGGCGAGGCTGaagagctcggcggcgcgggtgccggcggcggcggcggcggtgtagAAGAGGCAGGGGGATTGGGAGCGGTTGTAGATgccgaggcggaggagggcgcgggcggcggcgcgccaggtggtgcaggcggcggcggcggagcggaaGAGGTCCGGGAACTCGAGCTCGCCGAGGACGGTGGCGAGCACGTCGGCCGGCAGGTCGGACCAGCTGGGGTCAGCCATCGGTGGTTCCTGGATTGGGTCGGCACTCGGCACACCATGCCACCGTCGTATAAGATTGGGAGGCGGCTTGTGTGGTCGGCGCAGAACCGGCCAGCGGCGGTGAAGAGGAGAAGGCGAATCGAGTCGTGGGCCGTGGGCCGTGGGCCTGTTGACGCAATTGCAATCAGAGCAGGAAACCAGGCCTGTATTTGTTGTCCTGCGACGTGCCGACTTCCAGTATAATACGGACGTACCGATGCAAGTGGGTCGTGACAACTAATTGACCCATCAAAGATTCAAAATTGTGTGCTTGGATAAAAATCGTCTACGAACAGAAAGTATGATACTACCCATTCATGTACGGAGTAAAGAACTTCCCTGTCAGAGTCTTTTCTGCatttacccgcaaaaaaaaagagtcttCTGCATTTTGGGCACATTCTTCCGTACGTATTTTGGATGTAGTCGTTTTCCTTTACTTCAGTGAGCTAAATTATATATTTCAGATGTATAAGTACAACATTCTTTGTGAAACTgttacaaatcaaacaacctACTGTATTTAGCAAAGAGAAAACACATACAGTTGTCCACATTAATTCCTTTGAAGCAAGATTGTGTAACACGATTGCTTGCCACCTCAATGATTTTTCAGCCTCCCAAACAGCATCTAGTAATATTCCGGTATCCATCACCATCGACCTCCGCTCCTCCGTTGCCACGGAAGCTGAGacaaagcaagaaaagaagcaaaggaaaagaaaagcaattGCATAATCTTGCCGCAATGGGAGCCCCAGCCTACCTATCCCCTCgcttcctccccctccaccACACCGCCCACAGCCTCATCTCCGGCGAACCCAACAGCCGCCCACGGCTGCACATGTCAGGTACGGCAAGCCCGCAAGCAACCGCCCATGGGCTGGGGCTGGGCATGGCATCTCTCTCAGGATATGCTTACGATGCTCTCTCTCTGTCTGCAAAAAAAAGTCTTCGTCTGTTAATACAATTTTAAACGTAATGGCGCGCGATTACGTGTACCCAATCCTGTTTCCTCTGCCAGGTCCTCTCGCGCTTAAATCCGGGTCCAGTCCTAACGATGTCGACGAGCAGCCCCTGCCTTCGCGACGACACGCGTAAGAAGCAGAGCAACAACAAGAGGCAGCTCGTAATCGCCTTTCTCCTCCGCGCGCTGCTGCTCATGTGCGTGGCGTTCCGGCTGGCCGCGTCGCTGACCCGCGCTTTGTACACCGTGGCCGTAGGCAGCGTCGGGCTCCTCTTCGCGGCGGCCAACGCGGCGTGCCTCCGGTGCATCGACGGGCGGAGGAGCGTGACGGGGACGGCGTGCGGAGATTTTGTGGTGGCCGCCATGGCGCACTCGTGGAGGGTCCTGCTTCAGGGGATCACCTCGCTGGTGTTCCTCTGCGCTCACGCCGATGAGTAtgtccggccgccgcccagccCGCTCGTGCTCGTGCCGCACGACAAGCCGGCGGCGCATCCTCAGCAGGTAAAAAACTATCTGCAGTGTTTCGTTCTGGACTCTGAAGTTGCGTTTGCTGCAGAGTTGTTTGATTCTTGAGCTGTTCCTTTTCGTTTTGCCAGAGAAATGTTCGTATATATCTGCATTAGTTGTTACTACACGTTTCTTCAGAGAAATTCAGTGGCAGAAAGAGAAAAGGTTCCACGTTTAGCTGCTCAGTTTGAGGTTTCAGTTAGCTGCTTAATTTGAGGTTTCAGTTAGCTTCTTCTGTATTTGAGTTTCAGTTAGTCCTTGGAATTGACTTCAATGCAAATCTTATTTTACAACGTTTCTACTGAATAAGAAAGCACTTCTTGATTTCTTGACATCTGCAAAAAGATGTTAATTATGTGCAAATTTGTACGGAGTAATCAATCCTATCTACTCCCAACTAGTCAACTGTACCTACTGTACAAAGAAAGTGGCATCATCAGTACGAAAAGTAGTTGCATTTAACAAGACAAAATGTCATCTGAagaatgcaatttttttaatggGGAACTCACATTTCAAAGAAAATTGTATTATTTTCTATACGTACGAACTAAAGTCTACTTGGTGAGTCGTGTTACTAGGAAAACATTGTTTTGTCAATTTCTCAGGCacctgagaaaaaaaataccaaataGATCTGTTAATTCTCATCATGGTATATTTCACATGGCAACAACCATCAGGTGCACATTTCGATCGTCGGAACAAACCACATGAGGATCTCCTGGGTGACCGACGACCGGAGCGCGCCATCCGTGGTACACTACGGCACCTCCCGGAGCAACTACACATCATCGGCAACAGGCTCCCACACAACGTACCGCTACTTCCTCTACAAGTCCGGCGCGATCCACCACGCCACGATCGGGCCCCTCTCCCCCGGCACGGTCTACTACTACCGCTgcggcgacgccggcgacgagttCACCCTCCGGACCCCTCCATCATCCCTCCCCATCGAGCTCGTCGTCATCGGCGACCTCGGCCAAACCGAGTGGACGGCATCGACTCTATCCCACATCGCTGCTGCCGACCACGACATGCTGCTGCTCCCAGGTGACCTGTCGTACGCGGACACGTGGCAGCCGCTGTGGGACTCGTTCGGGCGGCTCGTGCAGCCGACCGCGAGCTCACGGCCGTGGATGGTCACGGAAGGGAACCATGAGATTGAGACTCTCCCCATCGTTGAGTTTGCGCCGTTTGTCGCTTACAATGCGCGGTGGCGGATGCCGTATGAGGAGAGCGGGTCGGCGTCTAACCTGTATTACTCCTTTGATGTGGCTGGGGGTGAAGTTCATGTTGTGATGTTGGGGTCTTATGTGGGGTTTGAGGAAGGGTCGGAGCAGTATGTGTGGCTGGAGAAGGACCTGCTTGCCCGGGTGGATCGCCGGAGGACGCCGTGGGTTGTGGTGTTGCTGCATGCGCCGTGGTATAATACTAATCAGGCGCATCAGGGTGAAGGGGAGAAGATGAGGGTTGCCATGGAGAGGCTCCTCTATGAGGCTCGTGTCGATGTCGTCTT carries:
- the LOC100832372 gene encoding probable purple acid phosphatase 20 isoform X1; translated protein: MAMPMGKKKKKMALLALLVLVVAMVPAACLAVTSPYVRPAAKATLPLLRRDADADGQTPQQVHVSAVGPDKMRVTWITDDDAPATVDYGTTSGQYTSSATGTTTTYSYVLYHSGNIHEAVIGPLKPSTTYYYRCGGSGPSSRELSFRTPPSSLPFTFVIAGDLGQTEWTNSTLAHIAAADYDMLLFPGDLSYADTWQPRWDSFGRLVEPLASSRPWMVTQGNHEIEKIPVVERTPFIAYNARWRMPFDVSGAGSSAPASGSNLYYSFDVAGGAVHVIMLGSYADFGTGSPQHDWLQRDLAGIHNRGNGNGKAAPAFVVALVHAPWYNSNEAHQGEGDAMRAAMEDLLYGARVDAVFAGHVHAYERFARVHGGGDGEEDPCAPVYVTIGDGGNREGLAEDFVEPQPKASAFREASFGHGRLQVVNATHALWAWHRNDDDQPVVADQVWITSLASNPACKKK
- the LOC100832372 gene encoding probable purple acid phosphatase 20 isoform X2, with protein sequence MRVTWITDDDAPATVDYGTTSGQYTSSATGTTTTYSYVLYHSGNIHEAVIGPLKPSTTYYYRCGGSGPSSRELSFRTPPSSLPFTFVIAGDLGQTEWTNSTLAHIAAADYDMLLFPGDLSYADTWQPRWDSFGRLVEPLASSRPWMVTQGNHEIEKIPVVERTPFIAYNARWRMPFDVSGAGSSAPASGSNLYYSFDVAGGAVHVIMLGSYADFGTGSPQHDWLQRDLAGIHNRGNGNGKAAPAFVVALVHAPWYNSNEAHQGEGDAMRAAMEDLLYGARVDAVFAGHVHAYERFARVHGGGDGEEDPCAPVYVTIGDGGNREGLAEDFVEPQPKASAFREASFGHGRLQVVNATHALWAWHRNDDDQPVVADQVWITSLASNPACKKK
- the LOC100832688 gene encoding uncharacterized protein LOC100832688, translating into MVMDTGILLDAVWEAEKSLRWQAIVLHNLASKELMWTTLSRPTCIGTSVLYWKSARRRTTNTGLVSCSDCNCVNRPTAHGPRLDSPSPLHRRWPVLRRPHKPPPNLIRRWHGVPSADPIQEPPMADPSWSDLPADVLATVLGELEFPDLFRSAAAACTTWRAAARALLRLGIYNRSQSPCLFYTAAAAAGTRAAELFSLADKTTYKAVRLPDPPIEERNIVGSSHGWLVTADARSELLLLNPATGDQIDLPPVSTVEQVTPVFNHAGELRYHLYFYDAALPRSRSR
- the LOC100832996 gene encoding purple acid phosphatase 22 isoform X1 codes for the protein MGAPAYLSPRFLPLHHTAHSLISGEPNSRPRLHMSGPLALKSGSSPNDVDEQPLPSRRHAVGLLFAAANAACLRCIDGRRSVTGTACGDFVVAAMAHSWRVLLQGITSLVFLCAHADEYVRPPPSPLVLVPHDKPAAHPQQVHISIVGTNHMRISWVTDDRSAPSVVHYGTSRSNYTSSATGSHTTYRYFLYKSGAIHHATIGPLSPGTVYYYRCGDAGDEFTLRTPPSSLPIELVVIGDLGQTEWTASTLSHIAAADHDMLLLPGDLSYADTWQPLWDSFGRLVQPTASSRPWMVTEGNHEIETLPIVEFAPFVAYNARWRMPYEESGSASNLYYSFDVAGGEVHVVMLGSYVGFEEGSEQYVWLEKDLLARVDRRRTPWVVVLLHAPWYNTNQAHQGEGEKMRVAMERLLYEARVDVVFSGHVHAYERFTRIYDNEADSRGPMYITIGDGGNREGLASKFIKDHKSAHLSVFREASFGHGRLRIVNETSAVWTWHRNDDEHATVRDEVWLESLASPKPAMVTVVRRGDEL
- the LOC100832996 gene encoding purple acid phosphatase 22 isoform X3 — its product is MSTSSPCLRDDTRSVGLLFAAANAACLRCIDGRRSVTGTACGDFVVAAMAHSWRVLLQGITSLVFLCAHADEYVRPPPSPLVLVPHDKPAAHPQQVHISIVGTNHMRISWVTDDRSAPSVVHYGTSRSNYTSSATGSHTTYRYFLYKSGAIHHATIGPLSPGTVYYYRCGDAGDEFTLRTPPSSLPIELVVIGDLGQTEWTASTLSHIAAADHDMLLLPGDLSYADTWQPLWDSFGRLVQPTASSRPWMVTEGNHEIETLPIVEFAPFVAYNARWRMPYEESGSASNLYYSFDVAGGEVHVVMLGSYVGFEEGSEQYVWLEKDLLARVDRRRTPWVVVLLHAPWYNTNQAHQGEGEKMRVAMERLLYEARVDVVFSGHVHAYERFTRIYDNEADSRGPMYITIGDGGNREGLASKFIKDHKSAHLSVFREASFGHGRLRIVNETSAVWTWHRNDDEHATVRDEVWLESLASPKPAMVTVVRRGDEL
- the LOC100832996 gene encoding purple acid phosphatase 22 isoform X2; the protein is MSTSSPCLRDDTRKKQSNNKRQLVIAFLLRALLLMCVAFRLAASLTRALYTVAVGSVGLLFAAANAACLRCIDGRRSVTGTACGDFVVAAMAHSWRVLLQGITSLVFLCAHADEYVRPPPSPLVLVPHDKPAAHPQQVHISIVGTNHMRISWVTDDRSAPSVVHYGTSRSNYTSSATGSHTTYRYFLYKSGAIHHATIGPLSPGTVYYYRCGDAGDEFTLRTPPSSLPIELVVIGDLGQTEWTASTLSHIAAADHDMLLLPGDLSYADTWQPLWDSFGRLVQPTASSRPWMVTEGNHEIETLPIVEFAPFVAYNARWRMPYEESGSASNLYYSFDVAGGEVHVVMLGSYVGFEEGSEQYVWLEKDLLARVDRRRTPWVVVLLHAPWYNTNQAHQGEGEKMRVAMERLLYEARVDVVFSGHVHAYERFTRIYDNEADSRGPMYITIGDGGNREGLASKFIKDHKSAHLSVFREASFGHGRLRIVNETSAVWTWHRNDDEHATVRDEVWLESLASPKPAMVTVVRRGDEL
- the LOC100832996 gene encoding purple acid phosphatase 22 isoform X4, producing MAHSWRVLLQGITSLVFLCAHADEYVRPPPSPLVLVPHDKPAAHPQQVHISIVGTNHMRISWVTDDRSAPSVVHYGTSRSNYTSSATGSHTTYRYFLYKSGAIHHATIGPLSPGTVYYYRCGDAGDEFTLRTPPSSLPIELVVIGDLGQTEWTASTLSHIAAADHDMLLLPGDLSYADTWQPLWDSFGRLVQPTASSRPWMVTEGNHEIETLPIVEFAPFVAYNARWRMPYEESGSASNLYYSFDVAGGEVHVVMLGSYVGFEEGSEQYVWLEKDLLARVDRRRTPWVVVLLHAPWYNTNQAHQGEGEKMRVAMERLLYEARVDVVFSGHVHAYERFTRIYDNEADSRGPMYITIGDGGNREGLASKFIKDHKSAHLSVFREASFGHGRLRIVNETSAVWTWHRNDDEHATVRDEVWLESLASPKPAMVTVVRRGDEL